Below is a genomic region from Candidatus Palauibacter scopulicola.
CTGCCCAGTCTGGCGCTGGACCGCGAGGCCAACCGCCGCATGCGGGACATGATCGGCGCGCCCCGGGAGACGCTCGGCCCGTACGGGCCCGAGGTGGACTCCGAAGCCGAGTGGCCGGGCGAGCCGACCCCGGCCCACGTGCAGGCGGCGATCCGCGCCCAGCGCGAGTTCCTCCGCTCTGGCTTCGACGTCGGCGAGGTCAGCGCTCATTCGCTGGGCCGCACGGGGCCCGACTATCCGGGCGGCCCCGACCTCATCCGTCCGCCGTACCGCGAGGTGCTCGTCGGCCGGACCGGCGGCATGACCGCGCTCCTGCACGCGGCCCGCGAGGGCCACATCGAAGCGGCCACGGCCCTTCTCGACGGGGGCGCGAACATCGACCAGGCGAGCGCCGACGCCACGACCCCGCTCCTCATGGCGGCCCTCAACGGCCAGTTCGACCTCGCGCTCGCCCTCATCGAACGCGGGGCCGACCCCGACCTCGCCGCCTCGACCGACGGGGCCACGCCCCTCTTCGCCGTCCTCCAGACCCAGTGGGCGCCGAAGTCCAACTACCCGCAGCCGCGCGCGCAGGACCTGCAGGACGCCGGGCACATGGACGTGCTCCGCGCGCTGCTCGACGCCGGAGCGGATCCCAACCCGCGCCTGAACACGCACCTGTGGTACTGGGAGTACGGCCTCACGAAGATGGGGATCGACCTCACGGGGGCGACGCCCTTCTGGCGCGCGGCCTTCGCCCAGGACATCGAGGCGATGAAGCTCCTCGTCGCGCACGGCGCGGACCCGAACATCCCCACGCGCTGGCCCGAAGTCGGGATGCGCGAGCGCCGGCAGCAGGACGGCCGCCAGCAAGAGGACTCGGCCCTGCCCTGGATCCCCGAGGGCGCGCCCAACGCGTGGCCGATCCACGCCGCGGCGGGCGGCGGGTACCTCGGTCTCGGCGCCTTCAGCGTCCGCAACCGGCCCGACCAGTTCATCCCCGCCGTGAAGTACCTGATCGAGGAACTCGGCGCGGACGTCGACCAGCGCGACTCGTGGCTCTACACGCCGATGCACTACGCCGCCTCGCGCGGCGACAACGAACTGATCGAATACCTCGTCTCGCAGGGCGGGGACGTCACCGCGATCACCCGCCTCGGGCAGTCCACGGCGGACATGGCGCGCGGCGGCCGCGCCGGGTTCTTCACCCGCGTCCCGTTCCCGGAGACGGTCGACCTGCTCACGAGTCTCGGCGCGACGCTCGAGTGCCTCCACACACACTTTCTCGACACGGGCGACTCGTGCCCCGGCGCCGGCATCGACGACCCCTGGGCCCCCGCCGCCACAAGCCAGGAGGGGAAACGATGAAGCCGCTTCACCCCACCCTCGCGCTCGCCGCCGCCCTGGCCTTCGCGGGCTGCGAGAGCGGAGAAGGCGCGGCCGCGGCGACCATGAACGGCGCTGTCGTGAAGGGGGGCGACGACCGCACCGGCCCCTACGATCCCGTCGCCGGCTGGTGGAAGGGCGCGCCCGACCACGACGACGTGTGGGGCTGGGGACAGGTGGCCGGCGTCGCCGTGGACCACGAGGACCGCATCATCGTCGTCACGCGCGGCGACTGGCCCGCCGACCGGTCCGTCCCCCGCGAGGGGCGCCTCCGCCGCACGAACTACATCGTCGTCGCGAACGGGAACGGCGAGATCGTGGAACAGTGGGCGCAGTGGGACTCGATCTTCACCCTCCCGCACCAGGTGTACATCAGCCCCTACGACCCCGACCGGCACGTGTGGGTCATCGACAGCGGCGGCGGCGAAGGGCACATGCAGGTCGTCAAGTTCACGAACGACGGCAGCGAGATCGCCATGCGCCTCGGCGAACGCGATCACCCGAAGACGCGCGAAGCCGCCCGCGCCCGGGACGACTGGGGACCCTACACCTACGGCTGGCCGTCCAAGCTCGCGTTCCTCCCCGACGGGAGCTTCCTGCTCGCCGACGGGTACTGGAACTCACGGATCATCAAGTATTCGGAAGACGGAGAGTTCATCATGCAGTGGGGCGCCCTCGGCACCGGACCCGGAGAGTTCGATCTCCTGCACGGCCTCGCGGTGGACGAGGAGCGCGTCTACGTCGGGGACCGCCAAAACGAGCGCCTCCAGCTGTTCACGCACGACGGCGAGTTCATCGAGGAATGGCCGAACATCTTCGATCCCGTGAACATCTGGCTCGACGAGAACGGCGCCGTGTGGGTGCTGGACGCGAGCCTGAACCGCATCCTGAAGTACGACCGGGACGGCGTCCTGCAGGACTACTGGGGCGCCTACGGAGCGGCCGGCGCCATCGGGCGGGGGACCTGGCCCGGCGGCCTCTCGCTCCCGCACCAGATGGACATGGATGCGGACGGCAACCTGTACATCGCCTCCTACAGCGGCGGCTGGATCAACAAGTTCACCCCGAAGCCGGACGCGGACCCGGCCAGACTCCTGGGCCCGCGCCTCCTGCTGACGCGCTGACCCGTCGCATGAGCCGCCGGCCACTCCCCCCGTTCCTCCGGGCCGCGCTGCCGGTCCTGGCGCCTATCGCCCTCGCGGTCGCGACGGTCGCGTGCGGGGATTCCCCGACCGGTCCGACCGATCCGGAGCCGCCCGAGCCGCCGCCCCCGCCGCCGCCGATTCCCATCGTGGCGCAGATCGTCCCCTGCGCCGGGGGCTCGGCCGGCGGGTTCCCGTGCGACCGCGTAGATCTCGCGGCGAACATACCCGTCCGCCACCTGAGCCCGGGGCGGACGCCCGCGGGACCGGAGTCCGATTGGGCCGTGAACGACATCTGGGGCTGGACCGACCCGCAGACGGGCGTGGAGTACGCGCTGGTCGGCCGCCACGACGGGCTCGCGATCGTCGATCTCTCGACCCCGACCGAACCGCGTCCCATCGCCTTCATGGCCTCCGCGACGTCGGAGAGCGTGTGGCGCGACATGAAGGTGTACGAGGACCACGCGTACGTCGTGGCCGAGATCACCGGACACGGCGTCCAGGTGCTCGACCTGACCCGGGTTCGCGGACTCACGGAGTTCACGGAACTCGGCGCCGACGCGCGCTACCGGGAGGTGAGCGCGGTCCACAACATCGCGATCAACGAGGAGACCGGCTTCGCCTACGCCGTCGGCAGCAACTCCGGCGCCGAGACCTGCGGGGGCGGCCTGCACATGATCGACCTCTCGGACCCGAAGAACCCGAGCTTCGCGGGCTGCCATGCCCCGGAGGGGACGGGATTCCGAGGCACCGGCTATACCCACGACGTCCAGTGCGTCGTGTACCGGGGGCCGGACGCGGAGCACGCGGGCAGCGAGATCTGCATCGGTTCGAACGAGACCGTGATCGTCGTGTCCGACGTGACGGACAAGGCGAACCCGGTCACGCTGTCGACCGCCACCTACGCCGACCGCGAGTACATCCACCAGGGGTGGCTGAGCGAAGACCACCGGTTCTTCTATCAGAACGACGAGCAGGACGAGTGGAACAACCGCGTATCGCGGTCGCGCCTCCTCGTGTGGGATCTCACGGACCTCGACGATCCCGTCCTGGCCAAGGAGCACCTGGGTCCGACCGAGGCGATCGACCACAACCTGTACGTCCACGAGAACCGGATCTACTACTCCAACTACGCGTTCGGCGTGCGCATCCTCGACATCTCCGACCCCGCGAACCCGCGCGAGGCCGGGTACTTCGACACCGTACCCGCGCACAACGACACGAACTTCGACGGCTCCTGGTCTACGTACCCCTGGTTCGAGAGCGGCATCTTCGTCGCGTCGAGCTGGGACGAGGGCCTCTTCGTCCTCCGCCTCCAGCAGTAGCCGTCACAGCTTCAGCGGCCGCTTCTCGATCCTGAGCAGCCCGATCCACGCGATGCCGGTCCACAGCGCGAGGTGATAGAGGACCAGCCCCGTCGCCCCCCAGTCCCACGCCGCGGCGGACCCGAACCCCGCGACGAAATCGTCGATGACTCCACTGGGAAAGATGAGGAACGG
It encodes:
- a CDS encoding choice-of-anchor B family protein is translated as MSRRPLPPFLRAALPVLAPIALAVATVACGDSPTGPTDPEPPEPPPPPPPIPIVAQIVPCAGGSAGGFPCDRVDLAANIPVRHLSPGRTPAGPESDWAVNDIWGWTDPQTGVEYALVGRHDGLAIVDLSTPTEPRPIAFMASATSESVWRDMKVYEDHAYVVAEITGHGVQVLDLTRVRGLTEFTELGADARYREVSAVHNIAINEETGFAYAVGSNSGAETCGGGLHMIDLSDPKNPSFAGCHAPEGTGFRGTGYTHDVQCVVYRGPDAEHAGSEICIGSNETVIVVSDVTDKANPVTLSTATYADREYIHQGWLSEDHRFFYQNDEQDEWNNRVSRSRLLVWDLTDLDDPVLAKEHLGPTEAIDHNLYVHENRIYYSNYAFGVRILDISDPANPREAGYFDTVPAHNDTNFDGSWSTYPWFESGIFVASSWDEGLFVLRLQQ
- a CDS encoding ankyrin repeat domain-containing protein, whose amino-acid sequence is MSGMTRRLRRRGSWSAAPFAVALLISALLPAGAAAQEEASSSSSSASSSSDRLLEAARDGAVEVVRALVADGADGADVNAARGDGMTALHFAAERGHAAVARVLIDAGAAVDAGTRIGRYAPLHLAARGGHGPVVALLLEAGADPNAATTNSGVTALHLAAAAAVDGRSAVAALLDHGADPNAREGSAGQTPLMFAAAANRPAAAAALLEAGADPGTPTAVVDVLPSLALDREANRRMRDMIGAPRETLGPYGPEVDSEAEWPGEPTPAHVQAAIRAQREFLRSGFDVGEVSAHSLGRTGPDYPGGPDLIRPPYREVLVGRTGGMTALLHAAREGHIEAATALLDGGANIDQASADATTPLLMAALNGQFDLALALIERGADPDLAASTDGATPLFAVLQTQWAPKSNYPQPRAQDLQDAGHMDVLRALLDAGADPNPRLNTHLWYWEYGLTKMGIDLTGATPFWRAAFAQDIEAMKLLVAHGADPNIPTRWPEVGMRERRQQDGRQQEDSALPWIPEGAPNAWPIHAAAGGGYLGLGAFSVRNRPDQFIPAVKYLIEELGADVDQRDSWLYTPMHYAASRGDNELIEYLVSQGGDVTAITRLGQSTADMARGGRAGFFTRVPFPETVDLLTSLGATLECLHTHFLDTGDSCPGAGIDDPWAPAATSQEGKR
- a CDS encoding 6-bladed beta-propeller produces the protein MKPLHPTLALAAALAFAGCESGEGAAAATMNGAVVKGGDDRTGPYDPVAGWWKGAPDHDDVWGWGQVAGVAVDHEDRIIVVTRGDWPADRSVPREGRLRRTNYIVVANGNGEIVEQWAQWDSIFTLPHQVYISPYDPDRHVWVIDSGGGEGHMQVVKFTNDGSEIAMRLGERDHPKTREAARARDDWGPYTYGWPSKLAFLPDGSFLLADGYWNSRIIKYSEDGEFIMQWGALGTGPGEFDLLHGLAVDEERVYVGDRQNERLQLFTHDGEFIEEWPNIFDPVNIWLDENGAVWVLDASLNRILKYDRDGVLQDYWGAYGAAGAIGRGTWPGGLSLPHQMDMDADGNLYIASYSGGWINKFTPKPDADPARLLGPRLLLTR